A genomic segment from Anopheles maculipalpis chromosome X, idAnoMacuDA_375_x, whole genome shotgun sequence encodes:
- the LOC126559960 gene encoding uncharacterized protein LOC126559960: MRKTWVKRDNIYYKPFYKQKLKLTLIGVIAMGILFFVYQLVYISQLLPLESMPAGPKIRPHKADSNDNPITLVELAGRKDAEHADRAHRKPNQQQGSDAVRNESNSGKSNTWNNAQFAYVEKIGNYERKILRGIRLLDLDHYSEKPGTVKFRCLASRKEIPWEWVNDDYCDCPEDGSDEPSTNACPEGRFYCRFQKRHKTGRGKDVFVPSGWVNDGVCDCCDGSDEWLARVRPGPPCPNVCKTNYVL; encoded by the exons ATGCGTAAAACATGGGTTAAACGAGACAACATCTACTATAAACCTTTCTACAAGCAAAAGCTCAAGCTGACGCTGATTGGCGTAATAGCGATGGGCATCCTGTTTTTCGTGTATCAGCTCGTGTACATCAGTCAGTTGCTACCGCTGGAATCGATGCCGGCGGGACCGAAAATTCGGCCGCATAAGGCAGATAGTAATGATAATCCCATTACCTTGGTAGAACTGGCGGGACGGAAGGATGCGGAACACGCCGACCGGGCCCATCGGAAGCCAAACCAACAGCAGGGAAGTGACGCCGTAAGAAACGAGTCGAACAGCGGCAAATCGAACACCTGGAACAATGCACAGTTTGCGTACGTAGAGAAAATAGGCAATTATGAGCGCAAGATATTGCG TGGCATTCGACTGCTCGATCTGGATCACTACAGTGAAAAGCCCGGCACGGTAAAGTTTCGGTGCTTGGCCTCACGCAAAGAAATTCCTTGGGAGTGGGTAAACGATGACTACTGTGACTGCCCGGAGGATGGTAGCGATGAGCCAAGCACGAATGCCTGTCCCGAGGGACGTTTTTACTGCCGATTCCAGAAGCGTCACAAAACGGGACGAGGCAAGGATGTTTTCGTACCGAGCGGTTGGGTGAATGACGGTGTTTGTGATTGCTGTGATGGTTCCGATGAGTGGCTGGCTCGTGTGAGACCCGGCCCACCTTGTCCGAACGTTTGTAAAACCAATTATGTTTTGTAA
- the LOC126558095 gene encoding TWiK family of potassium channels protein 7, which translates to MTNQLQPTNGSINNDLLEHFQKIDVKVVDEPAGFADHVARFCKRWHIKKVLSHLGLLVSLAIYCGVGGYIFREFERPAEVARIQGLRKVLSQHRYAFINTIVNNTSVQNLDQLLAFELKKYEQVVQDAAQGGILIDADQNFPVAVEKWSVLQAVFFASTVITTIGYGNIVPVTLGGRVFCMMFALIGIPFTLTVIADWGRLFATAVSTIARNFPALPLARFCPDAGIKLSDKKWLYAVGAVCFLGVYLAAGTGLLLLWEEDWNFFDGYYFCFITMTTIGFGDLVPSKPNYMLLCTLYILVGLALTSTIIELVRRQYAQSWQKLQALSGPLADTLRRLGESAGTGIDVTALHNDLRRVLTVVSMPRRHGNKKAQAKEMAALEAITNAILQDIKEKQDSQEGPPKVVQIVIYESSV; encoded by the exons ATGACTAATCAGCTGCAGCCAACGAACGGTTCTATCAACAATGACCTGCTCGAACACTTCCAGAAGATTGACGTGAAGGTGGTAGATGAACCGGCCGGGTTCGCCGATCACGTTGCCAGATTTTGTAAACGCTGGCACATCAAGAAGGTGCTATCGCATCTTGGTTTACTTGTATCACTCGCCATCTACTGTGGCGTTGGTGGATAT ATATTTCGCGAGTTCGAACGTCCGGCGGAAGTCGCTAGAATACAAGGACTTCGCAAAGTTTTGTCCCAACATCGGTACGctttcatcaacaccatcgtcAACAACACAAGCGTGCAAAACCTGGATCAACTGCTTGCCTTCGAGCTGAAGAAGTACGAACAG GTGGTGCAGGATGCGGCACAGGGCGGGATTTTGATTGACGCCGATCAGAACTTTCCGGTCGCTGTCGAGAAGTGGAGCGTGCTGCAGGCGGTCTTCTTTGCGTCCACCGTAATTACGACCATCG GGTATGGTAACATTGTGCCAGTCACACTGGGCGGCAGGGTCTTCTGTATGATGTTCGCTCTCATCGGTATCCCCTTCACGTTGACTGTCATCGCCGACTGGGGTCGACTCTTTGCGACAGCGGTGTCTACTATAGCGAGGAACTTTCCCGCACTACCATTAGCAA GATTTTGTCCTGATGCTGGCATCAAATTATCCGACAAGAAATGGTTATACGCTGTCGGTGCCGTCTGCTTCCTGGGCGTCTACCTAGCGGCAGGGACCGGTTTGCTCTTGCTGTGGGAGGAGGATTGGAACTTCTTTGATGGATATTACTTTTGCTTTATCACGATGACGACCATTGGGTTCGGCGATCTTGTACCAA GTAAACCGAACTACATGCTACTGTGCACCCTATACATCCTGGTTGGTTTAGCACTGACCAGTACGATTATTGAGCTGGTTCGTAGACAGTACGCCCAAAGCTGGCAAAAATTACAG GCTCTATCCGGACCACTGGCAGATACTTTAAGACGGCTGGGCGAATCAGCCGGCACCGGCATCGATGTGACCGCTCTGCATAATGATTTACGCCGCGTGCTTACAGTGGTGTCTATGCCGCGCCGTCATGGTAACAAGAAGGCACAAGCTAAGGAGATGGCCGCTCTAGAAGCGATCACCAACGCAATTCTGCAGGACATCAAGGAAAAACAGGACAGCCAGGAGGGACCACCAAAGGTGGTGCAAATAGTTATTTACGAATCATCCGTCTAA
- the LOC126562131 gene encoding cytochrome P450 4g15: MSATIAHTDGLNSNANIISPINMFYFLLGPALLLWFFYWRLSRRHMLELAEKIPGPKGLPLLGNALDLVGSSHSVFRTIIEKGKDYNEVIKIWIGPKLIVFLVDPRDVELLLSSHVYIDKSPEYRFFKPWLGNGLLISTGHKWRQHRKLIAPTFHLNVLKSFIDLFNENSRLVVKKMLKENGKAFDCHDYMSECTVEILLETAMGVSKKTQDQSGYDYAMAVMKMCDILHLRHRKMWLYPDLFFNLTQYAKKQVKLLDTIHSLTKKVIRNKKAAFDKGTRGSLATTSINTSEIEKPKSDASKTSTVEGLSFGQSANLKDDLDVEENDVGEKKRLAFLDLLLESAENGALISDEEIKNQVDTIMFEGHDTTAAGSSFFLSMMGVHQHIQDKVIQELDDIFGDSDRPATFQDTLEMKYLERCLMETLRMYPPVPIIARSLKQDLKLASSDLVVPAGATITVATFKLHRLESIYPNPDVFDPDNFLPEKQANRHYYAFVPFSAGPRSCVGRKYAMLKLKIILSTILRNFRVHSDLKEEDFKLQADIILKREEGFQIRLEPRQRKAKAM; this comes from the exons ATGTCCGCCACGATAGCACATACAGATGGCCTCAACAGCAATGCCAACATCATCTCACCAATCAACATGTTCTACTTCCTGCTCGGCCCTGCCCTACTGTTATGGTTCTTCTATTGGCGGCTATCCCGCCGCCACATGCTAGAGCTAGCGGAAAAGATACCTGGACCGAAAGGACTCCCGCTGTTAGGCAACGCACTTGATCTGGTTGGCAGTTCGCACT CCGTGTTCCGTACAATTATCGAGAAGGGCAAGGACTATAACGAGGTGATCAAAATTTGGATCGGCCCGAAGCTAATCGTCTTTCTCGTGGATCCGCGCGATGTAGAACTGCTGCTCAGCAGCCATGTGTACATTGACAAATCGCCCGAATACCGCTTCTTCAAGCCCTGGCTGGGTAACGGACTACTCATCAGCACCG GACACAAATGGCGTCAGCATCGCAAGCTAATTGCACCGACTTTCCATCTGAACGTGCTGAAGAGTTTCATTGATCTGTTTAACGAAAATTCCCGTCTCGTGGTGAAGAAGATGCTCAAAGAGAACGGCAAAGCGTTCGACTGTCACGACTACATGAGCGAATGTACGGTAGAAATTCTTTTGG AAACTGCCATGGGAGTATCGAAGAAGACGCAAGATCAGTCTGGCTACGACTACGCCATGGCGGTGATGAAGATGTGCGACATCCTTCACCTGCGTCATCGCAAAATGTGGCTCTACCCGGACCTATTCTTCAACCTGACACAGTACGCCAAGAAGCAGGTGAAGCTACTCGACACCATTCACAGCCTAACGAAAAAAGTAATTCGCAACAAGAAGGCCGCGTTCGACAAGGGTACCCGTGGTTCGCTCGCGACCACGTCCATCAACACGTCCGAAATTGAGAAGCCCAAGAGCGACGCCAGCAAAACGAGCACCGTGGAGGGTCTGTCCTTTGGTCAGTCCGCTAATCTGAAGGATGATCTGGACGTGGAAGAGAATGATGTGGGCGAGAAGAAGCGTCTCGCGTTCCTGGACCTGTTGCTCGAGAGTGCCGAAAATGGTGCGCTCATCTCGGACGAGGAGATTAAGAACCAGGTCGACACGATTATGTTCGAGGGCCATGACACAACGGCAGCGGGCAGCAGCTTCTTCCTGTCGATGATGGGCGTCCATCAGCACATCCAGGACAAGGTGATCCAGGAGCTGGACGACATTTTCGGCGATTCGGACCGTCCGGCCACGTTCCAGGACACGCTCGAGATGAAGTACCTTGAACGGTGCCTCATGGAGACGCTGCGCATGTATCCACCGGTACCGATTATTGCTCGATCGCTCAAGCAGGATCTGAAGCTGGCGTCGAGTGATCTGGTCGTGCCGGCGGGCGCTACCATCACGGTCGCTACCTTCAAGCTGCACCGATTGGAATCGATCTACCCGAACCCGGACGTCTTCGACCCGGACAACTTCCTACCTGAAAAGCAGGCCAACCGCCATTACTACGCGTTCGTACCATTCTCGGCAGGACCAAGGAGTTGTGTTG GGCGCAAGTACGCAATGTTGAAACTCAAAATCATTCTCTCCACGATCCTCCGCAACTTCCGCGTACACTCCGACCTGAAGGAGGAAGATTTCAAACTACAGGCCGATATCATCCTGAAGCGGGAGGAAGGCTTCCAGATCCGTCTGGAGCCGCGCCAGCGCAAGGCAAAGGCGATGTAA
- the LOC126563798 gene encoding ubiquitin-like modifier-activating enzyme 5, whose translation MTNRQQNEQEVKIGRERIEKMSAEVVDSNPYSRLMALQRMGIVKEYEQVRQKSVAVVGVGGVGSVTADMLTRCGIGKLLLFDYDKVELANMNRLFFTPDQAGLSKVEAAAKTLNFINPDVAITTHNYNITTVDNFDRFLDAIRTGGIEKDAPVDLVLSCVDNFEARMAINTACNELNLNWFESGVSENAVSGHIQFIRPGETACFACAPPLVVAENIDEKTLKREGVCAASLPTTMGIVAGMLVQNTLKYLLHFGTVSDYLGYNAMIDFFPRMSLKPNPTCDDRFCLERQREYQAKPPSVVDAVVEPEAEEPLHEDNLYGIELVEDDDIPVVASGSKAGLDVQSNIVEGLKLAYDAPVVEENSPQVTTDDDVSLDQLMAQMSGMCKKE comes from the exons ATGACGAACCGGCAGCAAAATGAGCAGGAAGTCAAAATTGGCCGTGAACGAATCGAAAAAATGTCCGCCGAAGTTGTCGACTCAAACCCGTACAGCCGGCTAATGGCTTTGCAGCGCATGGGAATCGTGAAGGAGTACGAGCAAGTGCGACAGAAAAGTGTGGCCGTCGTTG gtGTTGGCGGTGTGGGTAGCGTGACGGCGGATATGTTGACCCGGTGCGGTATCGGCAAACTGCTACTGTTCGATTACGACAAGGTGGAGCTGGCAAACATGAATCGGCTGTTCTTCACACCAGATCAAGCAGGACTTTCAAAAGTGGAGGCCGCCGCAAAGACATTAAATTTCATCAACCCTGACGTGGCAATTACAACGCACAATTACAACATCACAACGGTAGATAATTTTGATCGGTTTCTCGATGCGATCCGTACCGGCGGAATAGAGAAGGATGCACCCGTCGACTTGGTGCTTAGCTGTGTGGATAATTTTGAAGCACGTATGGCTATTAATACGGCATGCAACGAACTTAACCTGAACTGGTTCGAATCGGGTGTGTCGGAAAATGCCGTTTCCGGTCACATACAGTTCATACGGCCGGGCGAAACGGCATGCTTTGCCTGTGCGCCACCGCTCGTTGTGGCGGAAAACATCGACGAGAAGACACTGAAGCGGGAAGGCGTGTGTGCCGCTAGTCTACCGACCACGATGGGCATTGTGGCCGGAATGCTAGTGCAGAACACGCTCAagtatttgcttcattttggcACCGTATCGGACTATCTCGGTTACAACGCGATGATCGATTTCTTCCCCCGGATGAGCCTCAAACCGAACCCAACGTGTGATGATCGGTTTTGTCTCGAGCGGCAACGGGAATATCAGGCCAAGCCACCGAGCGTGGTGGATGCCGTGGTCGAACCAGAAGCGGAAGAACCACTGCACGAAGACAATCTGTACGGCATTGAGTTGGTTGAGGATGACGACATACCGGTGGTTGCCAGCGGAAGTAAGGCAGGCCTGGACGTTCAAAGTAACATTGTGGAGGGTCTTAAGCTAGCGTACGATGCGCCCGTTGTTGAGGAGAACTCACCTCAAGTAACGACTGATGACGATGTCAGCTTGGATCAGTTGATGGCACAGATGTCCGGCATGTGTAAGAAGGAGTGA